TGCCGCTTATGACCTTGCGCACGAAAAAGGCGATCATCTCCCGCGTGACCTCGAAGTCGGCGATGACGCCGTCCTTCAGCGGCCGGATCGCCCGGATCTTCTCCGGGGTGCGGCCCATGTATTCCTTGGCCTCCTTGCCCACGGCGATGATCCGGCCCTCGCGGTTGTCGATGGCCACCACGGAAGGCTCGTTGAGCACGATGCCGTCCTTGGCCGTATAGAGAAGCGAGTTGGCCGTGCCGAGGTCCATGGCCAGGTTTGTGCCAAGGAAGCCGAACAGTTTGCTGAAGAACATAGGGTGCTCTCTTATGCCACTTCGGGGGAACGGAAGGAGTGTGCTATGGAGTCCATAACCGGATGCCGTATTATTCCTTTCCCGCAGCTGAGGTCAAACGATTTTTCAGATAGAGATTCTCGAGAAATAACGCCAGGTTGCCCGTAGCCATCGCCAGGAATGCCTTGAGGTCGTCGCTGAGGGGGACGCCCCGCTCGTCCGCTGCCACGAGCACCCCTCGGGTGCGCCTGTGCACGAGCAGCGGCAGGCAGGCCAGGGTCGCGTACGGCGCGGTGACCACGTCCTTGCCGAAGAGCGGCATGGACGAAGCGGATTCGCGGTCGCCCGAAAAGACGGGGGCGCCGTTCTTGTAGACCCAGCCGATGATCCCGTTGCCGATGGGGTAGGCCTGGTCCGGCGAGGCTCCGCGCACGGGCAGGCGGGTGGCTCCCTCCACGAAATAGTGGCGGCCGTTCTCGTCGCGCACGGTGAGGAAGACCGTGGACATGCCCGCGGCCTCGGCAACGATCTGCAGAAATCCGTCGATGAAGGTGGTCCAGCGCGGCGTCTTGGTGCGCAGCATGGAGATGGCCTGCAGCGCCCGGTAGTAGCCGGACAGGGAGCCGTCCGCGGCGCGCTGGTCGCGGTCCTCGGCCAGGCCGACGATGAACTGGGCGAACTGGTGCAGTATCTTCTGGTCCTTGGCGCTGAAGGAGTAGGTGCGCATGCTGTCCAGGCAAAGCACGCCCATGTCGCGATCCAGCGGGCAGCCCATGAAGGCCCGCACGCGCGACTCCTCTCCGCCCTCGTAGTAGCCGAGCACGCCGCGCTTCTGGTCGAAATTGTTGATCAGGAGCGGCTCGCGGTTGCGGATGATCCAGCCCGCGAGCCCCTGTCCAGGGGCGATGACGGCACCCTTCTTGATCTTGTCGCTCAGGCTGAAGCTAGCGGCCATGGAATAGGAGCCGGCCTCCTCGGGCAGGAAGAGCACGGCGGAGTGCGCGTCGAAGACGCTGCAGATGATGCCGAGGAGCTGTTGGTTGATGGCCTTGCAGGACATGCGCTATTTATTAAAGCGTTGGACGAAGAAATCAACGCTGCGGTTATATGTCTTCTCATCCGTCTCGGAAAAATAGCAGCCCGGAAGTTCGCCCCTCACGCGATGGTGGTGCAGGCATTCGCAACACAGTCCATGCCGCGGGCAGGAGGTGTAAGTGCAGGTGCACTGGGCCGTGTTGGCCTTGGAGCGGGGGCACTGGGCGAGTCTCGAAGCAGAGGGCATGCTCGGTAATCTCCGGGTTGTCGTCGGTCGCGGCGGCGGTAGTCGTCACTCGATCGACTTTCATTAGGTAATCCCGGCGGGGAGTGTCAACGTGAAGAGACCTTGCGGATATGCCGGAGATATCGCCCCGTCTTTAATAATGCGAAGACCTTTGACAACGGTGTCCGGCATGCCCTAGAACGGACAAAAAGGAAAACTCCGCGCAGGCACAACCACATGTCGTTTACTTGGCAGAACGCATTCAGCAAGCTCCCTCACCTGCGCTGGACCTCCCCCACCGAGGTCGAGGGACTGAGGCGCATCGACTCGCTCGAGAAGCTCAAGGACTATCTCGACTGGGTGCATATCAAGCTCTGCCTGCTCAAGCCTTTTTTCGAGGTCGAGGACTATCCCCTCGTGGATCCCCGCAGCCTGCTTCCCTCCTTTGAACCGGAACTGTTCGAGTACAAGGAGCTGCCGGGCTACCTCATGGTGGCCTTCGACCGCCAGCTGAACCCCTTCGACGAGATATTCCAGTACGACCGGCTGTACAACATCATGGCGCCGGGCGCCGAGACGAGCGAGTCCTGCCCCCTCGAGAACACGGTCATCGACCAGAATCTCCAGATCCTTCGCTCCCGCCTGCCCAAGAAGGTGCAGGAGGGCTTTCTTTCGCGCTTCTCCGGCAAGGACATCTGCTACCTGGAGAACTACCCTCCCCTGCTCGAGTTCCTGCTGGAGATGGACCGCGCCCATGTCATCTCGCGCGACCCCTACGGCGAATACCATCTCTCGGGCGTCTACGGCTCCCTGCCCGCCGACCTGGATACGGAGATCAAGCGCTTCGGCCTACGCATCGGCAAGTTCGCCACCGGCGACAACGAGCGCTACGAGCGCAACCGGCTTTTCGTCTACCAGTTCCTGATGGAACTTTACGGTTTCTCCATCGTCTCCGAGCGGCGCACGGCCGCGGCCCTCTTCTCGCGCCGCCTCTTCCGCATGGGCGAGCGCTTCATGGTGCGCGTGCAGGGCCAGTCGGACCGCACGATCACGACGCTCTACTCGCACCCGCAGGCCAAGAGCTATCCGCGCGTGGAGAAGGTCGCCCTGGTACGCATCGAGGAAGACCAGAAGGAGGCCATCGCCGAGCTCGAGAAGGGCGGCTTCTTCGTGGACCGCAAGCGCCGCGCCGTGATCCTGCGCGCGGTCTACCGCCAGCACAGATTCAACCCGAAGAACGTGCGCCAGGACCGCGCCCTGTCCATCACCCGACAGGAGGTCATCCATCCCCTGACCGGCGAGATCCGCACCGATATCAACATCCTCAAGGACAGCTACAACATGATCTTGAGGCTGAACGACATCGTGCGCGGCGAGTACGTGGGCGCCGTGACCTACAAGCGCCAGGAGGTGGTCTTCAACACCGAGACGCACGAGAAGCGCCTCAAGTTCCTCTCCACCTGGCTGACCAAGCACCAGCGCCGCATCATCGGCTACTCGGAGGAGTTCTACACCAAGGTCATCAAGGTCCTGGACAGCTACCTCCTGACCCCGGACAACTTCGAGACCTTCAACACCATGCACGACCTCTACCAGGAGGTCTGGAGCCGGTTCAGCTACATCCAGCAGGCGCGCAAGGTGAAGATACTGGAGGATCTGGCCGACCGCCGCTCCAAGGGCGGACAGTCCCTGAACTATCTGGAGCAGCTGACCTCCATCAACGACATCCTGGCCGATCTCAAGTTCGAGATCGTCAACTATTTCGACGAACTGGTGCAGGGCGTGCTGGCCATCGGCGAGCGCGTGCTGAACGACCGCTACCTGCAGCGCACCTACGTAGAGGTGCCCGAGGACTCGCTCAGCAAATACGGCAAGGACATCCGCCGCCAGTACCGCCGACTGGTCTCGCAGATCGACGAGTTCTCGGCCATTCGCAAGGCACGCCAGGATCGCAGCGAGACGTTCGTCATGCAGGCCGTGCTCTGATGTCTCGTTGCTCTTCCGCCCGTTTTCCCGCATAATAATCCCCCACTGCTCGCCGAGCAGGTCGAAGAACCCTGGAGGATGGAATGTCTGCGCTGAAGGAAACTCCGCTGTCCGGCTGGCATGCCGAGCACGGCGCGAAAATGGTCGATTTCGCCGGATGGAAGATGCCCGTGCAGTACGAGGGCATCATCAAGGAGCACGAGCAGACGCGCACTGCTGCGGCGGTCTTCGATATCTGCCACATGGGCGAGTTCCTGCTCAAGGGCCCGGGCGCGCGCGACGCGCTGGACCGCATCGTGACCCACAACCTGCTTACCCTGGGCGCGGGCAAGTGCCGCTACGGCTTCATGCTCAACGAGCGCGGCGGCGTGCTGGACGACCTCATCGTCTACTGCCTGGGCGAGGACGACTACATGCTCGTGGTCAACGGCGCCTGCGAGGAGTCCGACTTCTCCTGGTGCGCCGGTCACCTGCCCCACGGCCTGACCTTCACCAACGTCTCGGCCGAGACGGCCAAGATCGACCTGCAAGGACCGCGCTCTCTGGACGCCCTGGAAAAGGCCCTCGGCTCCTCGTGGGGCCACCTCAAGTATTTCAACTTCGAGCGCAGCACCTTCGACGGCGCCCCGCTCATCGTCTCCCGCACCGGCTACACGGGCGAGCTCGGCTACGAGCTCTACCTGCCCTGGAACAAGGCCCTGGCCATGTGGGAGCTGCTGCTCGGCGTGGACTACGTGAAGCCCGCGGGCCTGGGCGCACGCGACACCCTGCGGCTGGAGATGGGCTACCCCCTCTACGGCCAGGATCTGGACACCGAGCACACGCCCGTGGAGGCCGGATACGGCTTCCTCATGGGCAAGGAAGGTCCCTTCGTCGGCAAGGAGGCGCTCGGCGAGGTGCGCGGAAAGCTCGTGCCCCTGGAGATCGAGGGGCGCCGCAGCGCGCGCCACGGCGACGCGGTCCTCGGGCCCGGCGGCAAGCCCTGCGGCGTGGTCACCAGCGGCGCCTTCTCGCCCACCCTCGGCCACTGCCTGGCCCTGGCCTACGTGGACGCGGCCCAGGCCGAGCGCGCCACGTTCACCATCAAGGGTCAGCGCGTCGATCTCCCTGCCAAGCGCAGCGAACTGCCTTTCTTCAAGGAAGGCACGGCGCGCATGAAGACCGCCTAAGGGGCAGTCTTGGGCCGACTGGACGGCTTCTACCTCCCCCCTGAGCAGTGGGGCGCGCCTTTCATCCTCACGGGCGGAGAGGCGCGCCACCTGCTGCTGGTGCTGCGGGCCGCGCCCGGCACGCGTGTGCGCCTCTTCGACGGCCAGGGACACGAGGGTGTCTTCCGCCTCGTGGAGGCAAAGAAGGACCGTGCCCGCCTGGAGCCCGAAGAGCTGCGCGACGTGCCGCCCCCCGGGGACGGCCTGACGCTCGCCGTGGGCTTCTCCAAGTCCGCCCGCCGCGACTGGCTCCTGGAAAAGGCAGTGGAGCTCGGCGCTGCGGGTCTCGTCTTCTGGCAGGCCCAGCACAGCCAGGGCCGCGTGCCGGACGCGCCCAAGGACAGCTGGCGCGACAAGCTCGTCTCGGCCGCCAAGCAGTGCGGCTCTGCCTGGCTGCCCACGCTCTCCGTGCTGCCCGGAGGCGTCAGGGAGCTTTCCGAACTCGGCAAATCCTTTGACGATCGCGTGCTGCTCTGGGAAAATGAGACACGCGCGGCCTTCGACCCCGCGGAACTCA
Above is a genomic segment from Desulfovibrio sp. X2 containing:
- a CDS encoding DUF6485 family protein, which produces MPSASRLAQCPRSKANTAQCTCTYTSCPRHGLCCECLHHHRVRGELPGCYFSETDEKTYNRSVDFFVQRFNK
- a CDS encoding 16S rRNA (uracil(1498)-N(3))-methyltransferase, yielding MGRLDGFYLPPEQWGAPFILTGGEARHLLLVLRAAPGTRVRLFDGQGHEGVFRLVEAKKDRARLEPEELRDVPPPGDGLTLAVGFSKSARRDWLLEKAVELGAAGLVFWQAQHSQGRVPDAPKDSWRDKLVSAAKQCGSAWLPTLSVLPGGVRELSELGKSFDDRVLLWENETRAAFDPAELKGSCLAVVGPEGGLTDAEAEALCAAGFAARHLGHSVLRLETAALLTLGLAYHHRTLELQRGRE
- a CDS encoding GAF domain-containing protein, whose product is MSCKAINQQLLGIICSVFDAHSAVLFLPEEAGSYSMAASFSLSDKIKKGAVIAPGQGLAGWIIRNREPLLINNFDQKRGVLGYYEGGEESRVRAFMGCPLDRDMGVLCLDSMRTYSFSAKDQKILHQFAQFIVGLAEDRDQRAADGSLSGYYRALQAISMLRTKTPRWTTFIDGFLQIVAEAAGMSTVFLTVRDENGRHYFVEGATRLPVRGASPDQAYPIGNGIIGWVYKNGAPVFSGDRESASSMPLFGKDVVTAPYATLACLPLLVHRRTRGVLVAADERGVPLSDDLKAFLAMATGNLALFLENLYLKNRLTSAAGKE
- the gcvT gene encoding glycine cleavage system aminomethyltransferase GcvT, whose amino-acid sequence is MSALKETPLSGWHAEHGAKMVDFAGWKMPVQYEGIIKEHEQTRTAAAVFDICHMGEFLLKGPGARDALDRIVTHNLLTLGAGKCRYGFMLNERGGVLDDLIVYCLGEDDYMLVVNGACEESDFSWCAGHLPHGLTFTNVSAETAKIDLQGPRSLDALEKALGSSWGHLKYFNFERSTFDGAPLIVSRTGYTGELGYELYLPWNKALAMWELLLGVDYVKPAGLGARDTLRLEMGYPLYGQDLDTEHTPVEAGYGFLMGKEGPFVGKEALGEVRGKLVPLEIEGRRSARHGDAVLGPGGKPCGVVTSGAFSPTLGHCLALAYVDAAQAERATFTIKGQRVDLPAKRSELPFFKEGTARMKTA